In one window of Frigoriglobus tundricola DNA:
- a CDS encoding rhomboid family protein produces MGISNRDYYHAPNSVGEWGSTGLTPAVKYLLIATAAVFVLQLVVVRDDRTSVLDEMRRINPELNRLISEAEADPEARKALERRHPELVRLMDRGPDDPFMPVRKVSVVQEWLELDTSKVVREGQVWRLVTCAFCHDRHGIFHIVVNMFFLIWFGGTLERMYGTREFLLFYLVAAAVASLAFVALDLYTGSTVPAVGASGAVFGVVMLYATHFPHETFSIFWIQIELRWLVLIYVLWDLHPVVLALAGDRAGGGVAHAAHLGGLGFGYLYARSSWRIEAALDWLPGVRAGAARPRRPAAEPVRGSDPEAERIDALLAKISESGADSLTEDEREYLKRASQRKRRASGGA; encoded by the coding sequence ATGGGCATCTCCAACCGCGACTACTACCACGCCCCGAACTCGGTCGGCGAGTGGGGCTCCACCGGTCTGACCCCGGCGGTCAAGTACCTCCTCATCGCCACCGCCGCGGTTTTTGTGCTCCAGTTGGTCGTCGTTCGTGACGACCGGACCTCGGTGCTGGACGAGATGCGGCGGATCAACCCGGAGCTGAACCGGCTCATCTCGGAAGCGGAAGCGGACCCCGAGGCCCGGAAGGCCCTCGAACGGCGGCACCCGGAACTGGTCCGGCTCATGGACCGCGGCCCCGACGACCCGTTCATGCCCGTGCGCAAGGTGTCGGTCGTCCAGGAGTGGCTCGAACTGGACACGTCCAAGGTGGTTCGCGAGGGGCAGGTCTGGCGGCTGGTGACGTGCGCGTTCTGCCACGACCGGCACGGCATCTTCCACATCGTCGTGAACATGTTCTTCCTGATCTGGTTCGGCGGCACGCTGGAGCGGATGTACGGCACGCGCGAGTTCCTGCTCTTCTATCTGGTTGCGGCCGCCGTCGCGTCCCTGGCGTTCGTGGCCCTGGACCTGTACACCGGCTCGACCGTGCCCGCCGTCGGGGCGTCCGGGGCGGTGTTCGGCGTGGTGATGCTGTACGCCACGCACTTCCCGCACGAGACGTTCAGCATCTTCTGGATCCAGATCGAGCTGCGCTGGCTGGTCCTCATCTACGTCCTCTGGGACCTGCACCCGGTGGTGCTCGCGCTCGCCGGCGATCGCGCGGGCGGCGGCGTCGCGCACGCGGCCCACCTCGGTGGGCTCGGGTTCGGCTACCTGTACGCGCGGTCCAGTTGGCGGATCGAAGCGGCACTCGACTGGCTGCCCGGCGTGCGCGCGGGGGCGGCCCGCCCCCGCCGGCCCGCGGCCGAGCCGGTCCGCGGGTCGGACCCGGAGGCGGAGCGGATCGACGCGCTCCTCGCGAAGATCTCGGAGTCCGGTGCCGACAGCCTGACCGAGGACGAGCGCGAGTACCTGAAGCGGGCCAGTCAGCGGAAGCGGCGGGCCAGTGGGGGCGCGTGA
- a CDS encoding alpha/beta hydrolase: MARWLNSIGVTGIVLKYRVPRRPGEVEAEPAKRPLQDAQRAVSLVRGRAKEWGLAADRIGIIGFSAGGHLAVATATRFSKRSYEAIDDTDKVSCRPDFAVPVYPGYLKARDKDELAPGLGVPRDAPPMFLVHGGDDVVSDPEHSVVLYRALKRAGVPAELHVYADSTHDFGVRKVNRPCDEWTKACAAWLKHRGLLK, translated from the coding sequence GTGGCCCGGTGGCTGAACTCGATCGGCGTGACCGGGATCGTCCTCAAATACCGGGTGCCGCGGCGGCCCGGCGAGGTCGAAGCGGAACCGGCCAAGCGCCCGCTCCAGGACGCCCAGCGGGCGGTCAGCCTGGTGCGGGGCCGGGCCAAAGAGTGGGGGCTGGCGGCCGACCGCATCGGCATCATCGGGTTCTCGGCCGGCGGCCACCTGGCCGTGGCCACCGCCACCCGCTTCTCGAAGCGGTCCTACGAGGCTATCGATGACACGGACAAGGTGAGTTGTCGGCCCGACTTCGCCGTCCCCGTCTACCCGGGCTACCTCAAGGCAAGGGACAAGGACGAGTTGGCCCCCGGGCTGGGCGTGCCGAGGGACGCGCCCCCGATGTTCCTGGTACACGGCGGGGACGACGTCGTCAGCGACCCGGAGCACAGCGTGGTGCTGTACCGCGCCCTGAAGCGAGCGGGGGTGCCGGCCGAGTTGCACGTGTACGCCGACTCCACGCACGACTTCGGGGTCCGCAAAGTGAACCGCCCGTGCGACGAGTGGACGAAGGCGTGTGCGGCGTGGCTGAAGCACCGGGGGCTGCTCAAGTGA